A region of Mesoplodon densirostris isolate mMesDen1 chromosome 11, mMesDen1 primary haplotype, whole genome shotgun sequence DNA encodes the following proteins:
- the RAB3IP gene encoding rab-3A-interacting protein isoform X3, translated as MVREANVKQATAEKQLKEAQGKIDVLQAEVAALKTLVLSSSPTSPTQEPLPGGKTHFKKGHTRNKSTSSAMSGSHQDLSVIQPIVKDCKEADLSLYNEFKSWKDEPIMDRTCPFLDKIYQEDIFPCLTFSKSELASAVLEAVENNTLSIEPVGLQPIRFVKASAVECGGPKKCALTGQSKSCKHRIKLGDSSNYYYISPFCRYRITSVCNFFTYIRYIQQGLVKQQDVDQMFWEVMQLRKEMSLAKLGYFKEEL; from the exons ATGGTGAGAGAAGCAAATGTCAAGCAGGCAACAGCAGAAAAACAGCTAAAAGAAGCACAAGGAAAA ATTGATGTACTTCAAGCTGAAGTAGCTGCATTGAAGACACTTGTATTGTCCAGTTCTCCAACATCACCTACACAAGAGCCTCTGCCAGGGGgaaagacacattttaaaaagggGCATACAAGAAATAAAAGTACAAGCAGTGCTATGAGTGGCAGTCATCAGGACCTCAGTGTGATACAGCCAATTGTAAAAGACTGCAAAGAG GCTGACTTATCCCTGTATAATGAATTCAAATCTTGGAAGGATGAGCCCATAATGGACAGAACGTGTCCTTTCTTAGACAAAATCTATCAGGAAGATATTTTTCCATGTTTAACCTTCTCAAAAAGTGag tTGGCTTCGGCTGTTCTGGAGGCTGTGGAAAACAATACTCTAAGCATTGAACCAGTGGGACTACAACCTATTCGATTTGTGAAAGCATCTGCTGTTGAATGTGGAGGACCAAA aaaatgtGCTCTCACAGGTCAGAGTAAGTCCTGTAAACACAGAATTAAATTAGGGGACTCaagcaattattattatatttctccTTTTTGCAGATACAGG ATCACTTCTGTATGTAACTTTTTCACGTATATTCGATATATTCAACAGGGACTTGTGAAACAGCAGGATG TTGATCAAATGTTTTGGGAAGTTATGCAGTTGAGAAAAGAGATGTCATTGGCAAAGCTGGGATATTTCAAAGAGGAACTGTGA